Part of the Prionailurus bengalensis isolate Pbe53 chromosome B3, Fcat_Pben_1.1_paternal_pri, whole genome shotgun sequence genome is shown below.
GCGTTCCCCTTTAACCTGCCATAGCTTTGCATTGGAAGCTTCTGGATCAtggaggtgatgatggtggtggtggttgaaACAGCAGTACCGCCTGTCATAACATCAGTGTCCAAACTGCAGCTATCAAGGCACTCGGGAAATGAGCTGTTTTAGAGCTAAGTTTCCACAAGACCAAGACTTTAGCCCGTGAACACGGACAGAGTCGTGTTCTGTTTACTTGTATTCATACTTTAGTTTCAACCATTATgaaacaaacatctttttttttaaattttttttaatgtttatttatttttgagagagagagagacagtgtgtaagcaggggaggggcagagagagagggagacacagaatccaaagtgggctccaggctcggagctgttggcacagagccccacgtgaagCTCAAACACTGGGATcctgaccggagctgaagtcatacacgtaactgactgagccacccaggcgccccgaaacaaaCATCTTTCTCAAACATGCTGCCTGCTCTTGAGCCTTTCAGGGTAGAGGATGCTGACCACAGTTGAACTTTCCCCTTTCTGGAGACTGTTGTGGCCTGTGAACCGCTAGGGCAGTAGCGTTCGTCGTGTGGTGTCCGTCCTTACCCCGGAGCGTTGGTTCTCGTCTGTGGTAGTGGGCTCGCCTATAGCTCTTCTCCCCACTTGTGTTGTTTGAAATCAGCTGACTGAACTTGTAAGAAGTGTGGGTAAAGACAGGCCGGCAGGGGGCCCCTGGCCgtctcagtcggtggagcatgtgactcttgatcttggggtcatgagtttgagccccatgttgggtgtagagagtattttattttttattaaaataattttttttttgagtttatttattttgagggggagaaagaaagcgtgcgtgacaggggcagagagacagagagagaatcccaagcaggctccacactgtcagcacggagcctgacgcagggctcgaactcctaaaTCAAgggtcggtcgcttaaccgactgagccatccaggcaccctgggtgtagagattacttttaaaaaagtgtttaaaaaaaaaggagggggggggcaggaagttgctgagagggagacacaggcccAGTGCTAGCACTGCCGTGACGCATGGAGCCACCTACTCTCTTGCCTCCGGGCCTCCTCCTTCCAGACTGCTGAGCTGGGCAGAGAAGTACACTCTGGATACGGAAGGTGCTGCTGTCATTACTTGTCACTTACGAAATATTCTTGATTACAAGCTTTAAGATGAAAGAGTAGGGCATTCTacttttctcacttaaaaaaacagtCGGATTAACATTTACTTATGTTGTCTGTGTACCCACACCCACACCTCAGTGGAAAAAACTTCAGCATGCTCCCCTGCTCGGGAACAGCCTGGAGACCTCGGTAGATTTTCCTTCTGCCCCCCAAGTTTATAGTGGGCTGCCCACCAGTGGGGCAAGAACAGTATGGGCTAAGGTCAAGACTGCGTGGAGAGGTCCCTCGACACATGTCCTCCCGTCCCTGCCTGTCTGTCTCAGGTCTGTCTCCAGAAAGGCTGGGGTACACGGTGCTGACACCATCAGCCTAATGGGTGTGTTCTGTATCTTGTTCCCAGAGCCCGGTCAGCCCCCGTTCAGCCGGGCATCACTCCCCAGCGGGCAGCGAGGCTTCACGGAGCCAGGCCTTAAGGGCCGTAGGAAGTCGGGTGCGACCTCTGCTTTCCAGCCAGGGGTGCTGCGAGGGGGCCGGGCCTCGGGTGTCGCTAATGCGCTGATGTGCTTCTTGCAGGGAGGGTGGGGCTTGAGGTAGAGCCAGGCATCTCCAGAGACGTGGCCGGTTGGTCCTAGGAGGCAGCACGGGACTCTGGCTCCGGAACTGAGGGCCCTGGGCGAGGTGCACTAATGCAGCGATTGTGGGCAGAGCTGCTCCTGGTGCTGGCTGGGGGTGGCCCGGGCCCTGCTTCCCTGTGCGGTAGGTATGGAGCCCCAGAGCTGAATGGCAGCCAAGCTGGAGGGAACTTTGAGCTGGTGGTGTCGGTGGCGCTGTGAGCATGGGACCAGGGCCAGGCACCGCTGTTTCCAGGCCTGCACTGACTGTCCATTCGCTTCCCTTCTCAGAGCCCACCAGACACCTGCTCAGGCAACTCAGTGAGAAAGGTGAGTGTGAGCATGGCTGGGCCTTCCCGGCAAGCTctagggtaggggcagggaggtgACACAGGTAGCCTTCTGGGTGGGGGTACTGAGGACAGTTTAGAGGGGAcgctgcctcccttcctccttcctccctggagGTGGGCCTCATCCCTTGCTGTCTGGGGAGGGGGCTTGAGTCCTCCCCCCTCGCACACTCCTTGCACCCTGTCCTTGGGGGACAGCAGGAGAGAGTGACACACGCAGGCCTGTGCCGCTCTGCATCTCCCAGGGCCTCAGCTCTGCGAGTCATTCCTTTGAAAGCCCAGGAGACCGGGTGAGGGTTCTGGGTGTGGGAGCCCTTCCCCAGGGGGCTCCTGGCTTCTGTAAAGAGGCTCTTCCTCCTGCTTAcccatctcttctcccctcccccttgcctgCGTGCTGGGACACTGTGGTGGCAGCAGGCGGAACAGCGGGAATAAAGGTAAGGCCGATGGGCAGAGAGGACTGGCCTGAcggagggggggtggggctgcCGGGTCAGCGCCCCCGCCCCTTCAGCTCTCACTGTCTTCATGCATTCCATAAATACCTATCGAGCACCTCCTGTGTGCTGGCCTCTGTCTTGAGAGTCACAGAGACGAATAAGCCATGGTCCTTGCCCTGGGGACCCTTCTGCACCCTTTTCCTGGAATGGTACCCTGGTGGTGGCCCAGCCTGGatcttctccattttctctctctggggcAGGCAGACCTCGCTGGGTCTTGAGTTCCTGACCAGGCTCCAGGTCCCAGCCTTCCACCTtgaggacccccacccccaccctcactggGCCCTGGTGGACACCAGGGGTTGGGTGTTTAAGTGTGGCTTTCTCTGGGtaaagcctccccacccccagctgctggcaggaggagggggcttGCCCAGAGGCTGGTCACGAGGGGGTCTTGTGCTCTGAACAGCATGCAGGCAGTGCCGGTGCTCTCCTGGACTTTGGGCGGCCTCCTCGTGCTCAGGGCATACAGCCAGAGGCTGAAGGGGCTGCCCgggaggaacaggaggaggaggaggaggaggaagaggaggaggaggaggaggtggtggaggaggaggaggaggaggagcaggccTTTCAGGTGTCTCTGGAAGACTTGGCAGGGCATGAAGGCAGCAAGAAGGGGGCCAGGCTGGAGCCCCAAGGctcggaggaggaggaggaggaggaggaggagagcctgGCAGTGGCGGAGCAGGTAGCCGACTTTGCCAGCTCCCTGCTGGCCGCCCTCCACTGCTGGCACTATCGGGCCAACGCTTTACTTTTCTCCCGGGGCGCTATGGTGAGGTGTCTCTTTGATCTCCCCTCCTCCTTGCATGTTCCCTGGCGAGTGCATGCCCATCCGGGagttctctcccctgccctcccacccctccgTCCTGTTCCTTCATTCCTGCCATCAGCACCTAACCCCTTGCCTGCTGTCACGCCCCGGTGAGCCCCTGGCATGTGCTGTTCCAGTACTGGGCGTGAACTAGCTTACTCCCCAGTGAGCATGACTAATGGGATGGGggcggtggggaagggggagaagccAGCACACAGTGGGGCTGGAAGGGGCAGGTGGGTTGGACTTTCCTGAGGCTGCGCACCTGGCAGGGATTTCTGCATCCCCAGACCTTGCAGTTCAGGTTGACTGTGGAAAGGCTCAGGTCCCAGGCTGGCTCTCGATACAGCCCAGCCGCCTTGGGGGCTCAGAAGGTTCTGCCCATGTTGGGCTGCAGAAGGGACGAGCTCCCAGCTGTCCCAGGAGCTGATGATGGCCCTCTGCTTCCTGCAGGAGAAGGGGCGTAGGGAGTCCGAAGGCCCCAAGAGCCGCAGAAGGCCCGGCGGCCGGTCTCCCACTAGTGCTGAGAAGCGCATGAGCTTTGAGTCCACCTCTTCGCTGCCAGAGGTGAGTGGCCAGCAGGCAGAAGGGGGACGGTGCGGGAGTGCCTGGAGCGCCTGGTCCGCAGGTGGGGCTTCCAGGCACGGGCTCTCCTGTTGGGCCTGTGGGGACAGATTCCCTCCTCCACGCCCCAGGACTCTTTGCCCCTTTAGGAAGCCTGTCTGGCCTGTGAGCGTGTGGTAGTGTGAGTGGGCAGCTCCTTTCTTTGGGCAGGTGCAGACTCTCGTCAAGGGCCATATTCGTGGAAGTGACCAGATTTTAGGTCCCTTCAGCCAGGCCTCCTGGTATAGGGCATAAGGCCCTGCCCCCGTCAGCGTGCCAGACATTTAAGTCACACCTGTGCCCACCTGGGTATTGACATCTACTGGGCACTTCCTGCTTGTCcgatgttttgtttcttccttctgttgCCTGCAACAGCTCAGGTAGAAAGAGGCTGAGAGAAGTTGAGTGACTTGCCTGACATCGGGCAGCTGCCGAGGGGCAGAGCTGAGGTCAGAACCTGTGACTCAGAAGCCCCCCTTCCACTTCCTGGCACACAGGCCTAAACCATGGGTCCTGCTTTGCAGACTTGGGACTAGAACCATTGGAATCGGGTCTGATTCCTTAGAATGTAGCATGTTTGCTCTTTTTCCCGAAGGTCCCTGTGGAAGGCTGCCTGTACGGGCTGGTTTCGTGGTTCAGATCACCTTCAAGGTGGTCAGGAGGAAGTTCTTGAATTCGCTTCCTTCCTTGCCTGTCTGCTGGGCATCTGCAGAGTTGTGCATAGGGCCAGAGGCTGGCTGGTAGGAGCCAGATGCCGGTCTTCACCCTCTGACAGGACTCTAGCATGGGGTCCTGTTGCGCTGTGGACCCTCATCCACACAGGAAGTCCTTACCCCTCAGGGAAGGTGGGTCTGAACCCAGAACAACCCCCCATGTGGCCTCTAGGGCCTTAGGGAGCTGCCTCTCCATCAGGCATACCCTGTGTTGTATGCTCCCACCTTGTCCCTCTGGCTCCCAGGCAGGCTGCCACTGAGAGGTGCCAACACCACCCAATATGTGTTCTTAGAATTGTCCTTGGGTTTTACGACCCAAGCCCCCTCGCTGCATGGTGGCTGGGGGTCATCACCACATTCCTCTCTCTAAGGACCTGTTTCCCCACTCTTGAGTTGTGCTCATTCTCATTGCCTTTGGTCCTACACTGCATGCCCTCTCACTGAACCGAGAGAGCAGGTCGTGCTGTCTGCTTATCCTTTGGATCTCATGAGGGAGGGTTTTGGCTCACATGAGTTCTGTTATCCCAGGTTGAGCCAGACCCCGAGCCTGAGACAGAGCAGGAAGTATTTGCTGCTGTGGAAGGTGCCAGCATCGAGGAGGTGCCCTCAGACATGGAGTCTCCAGAAGTCCTGGAAACACAGCTTGATGCCCACCAGGAGCTGCTGGGGATGGCCCCCCCGGGTGACATGGTGGACTTTGTGGTGGCCGAGAGCACCGAGGACCTTAAGACTCTGagcagtgaggaggaggaggaggacgtggGTGCCACGCAGGAGCCCGAGAGCCTCCTGCCGCCCTCTGTGCTGGACCAGGCCAGCATCATTGCCGAGCGGTTCGTCAGCAGCTTCTCTCGGCGGAGCAGCCTGGCCCTGGAGGATGGCAAGGCCAGCGGCTTTGGGAGCCCGAGGCTGACAAGCCGGAGCAGCAGCGTGCTCAGCCTAGAGGGCAGCGAGAAGGGCTCGGCCTGGCGTGGCAGCACCACCGACGCCCTCGGCTCGCAGCCGCCCCCAGAGGTGGACAGCGGTGTGGGCGTGGCCACGGAGAGCAGCCCTTCGGTCAACGGGACGGAGCCCCCGAGCCCAGGCTGCCCTGCAGAGCCCGACAGGTCTTCCTGTAAGAAGAAGGAATCGGCACTCTCCACCCGAGACCGGCTGTTGCTGGACAAGATCAAGAGCTACTATGAGAACGCGGAGCACCATGACGCGGGCTTTAGCATCCGGCGCCGAGAGAGCCTCTCCTACATCCCCAAAGGGCTGGTGAGGAACTCCGTTTCCAGATTCAACAGCCTTCCCAGGCCGGACCCAGAGCCCACGGCTCCGCTGGGGCACAGGAGGCAGGTGGGCTCCCGGCCGGCTTCGTGGGCTATGTTTGACCTCCCAGGCCCCGGCCAGGCGAGCGCTGGGGAGCCAGCTCCTATCACAGATGCTGAGTTCAGGCCGTCTTCAGAAATTGTAAAGATCTGGGAGGGAATGGAGTCTCCCGGGGAGAGCTCTCACAAGGGGCCTGGCCAAGGCCAGGCCAATGGTTTTGACCTGCACGAACCACTCTTTATCCTGGAGGAGCACGAACTGGGGGCCATCACCGAGGAGTCGGCCGCCGCCTCCCCTGAGAGTGCCTCCCCCACGGAGCGGCCCAGCCCGGCCCACCTGGCCCGGGAGCTGAAGGAGCTCGTGAAGGAGCTGAGTGGCGACGTCCAGGGGGAGCTGGTGGCTCCACTGCACCCGCGCATCGTCCAGCTCTCCCACGTGATGGATGGCCGCGTGAGCGAGCGAGTCAAGAACAAGGTCTACCAGCTGGCCCGCCAGTACAGCCTGCGGATCAAGAGCAAATCTGTGCCAGCCAGGCCACCGCTCCAATGGGGAAAGGCGGCTCCCACCATTCCCTGCCTGCAGGAGGAGGCTGGAGCGCCCTCGGGCGGCAAAGGTacagtgagggggtggggagtgggcccTTCCCGAAAGTCTGGGGTGGAAGAGCTTCTGAGGAGCAGGTTGGCTCCTGGAGGAAGGTGACCCTGTAGAACCATGACCAAAGAGAGAGCTGGACTCCACACGCAGGGCGGCACGTGGCCCTGCTGTAACACCCTCACCGCCCTCCCCCGGCCCTTCCTGTGGAGCAGAGACCTGGGGGAAACGTGGCCATGGGCCCACTCTTCCAGGGGAGGAAGCTCTCATCTTTTCCTGTGACTCCTGACCCCACGTCCAACTGCCTTTTCCTCATTCTTCCCGTTGCCCTCCGATAAAGGGGCTGTGGATGGTGAATGTGACTTCTCTGCCATCACAACCCAAACCCCAGTAAGCAGCCTTGCCTGGAGTGGGAGCAGAAGGCAGTTCTGAGTCCTCActtgccctctcccctcctgcccagTGGGTCAGTCAGCTCACTCTCTCCCCACAGGTAAGAGAAAGCCGGTGCTGTCCCTCCTCAACGATGAGCAGATGGTGGCCCCGGAGCACAGCCCACCCAAGCCCTGCTCTCCTCGGCATTGCTCCTTCAGCCCCACTGCTGCCAGCCCGAGGACCACCTCGCCTGGGGTCCGGCCCTCCTCTCGAAGCCCCCTCAGCCCTTTCGACACTGAGACCTTCAACTGGCCTGATGTCCGAGAGCTCTGCTCCAAGTACACCTCCCACGACGAGGCATTCCAGGCCGAGGGCGGCCGGCCCCGTGGCCAGCCTGTCAACCGGAGCCGCTCGGTGCCAGAGAACATGGTGGAGCCCCCTCTGGCGGGCAAGGTGGGCCGCTGCTGCAGCGTGGGCGCCAAGAGGGGCCGGGCAGACCCAGAGGCCACTCAGCCCCAGCCCCCTGGGGGATTGCCCCAAAGCAGGCCGGTCGGAGAGGAAGCCCTGTATGTCACCGCAGACCTCACCCTGGAGAACAACGGGCGGGTGATCGTCATGGAGAAGGGGCCTCTGCCCTACCTCACTGCGGGGCTGGAGGAGGGCAGTGGGCAGAGACCAAGCTCACCAGCAGCCGCGGTGGGACAGGGGCTGGATTTCCAGGAGTCTGGGATTTCCAGGAGTCCAGAGTATTGGCCAAAGGAAGAGGGTCCCAGGGACCCAGTGGACCCAGGCCAGCAGGGCAGAGTGAGAAACCTGAGGGAGAAATTCCAGGCCTTGAACTCCGTAGGGTGATTCTGAGTccaaggagagggaggagccgtgtggctgggggggggagggggagggaccaCGGCAGGCTTGCCCTCAGGCCTGGCTCACCCTGCTCACGAGGGCCCCTGGAAGAATGCTCCGGTGTACCCGGCAAGTGTCTTCACTGGGAACCGGCTGGCGCACCCCTGGGCTCGGGGCGACTTTCCACAGGCCCAGTTGAGCCTTTCTTCCCACCGAGGCCAGTGTGACCACTTCCCTTGTATATAGTTCTTTGGTGAGAAGCTGAATATTTAAGCTCTCCTCTTCCCAGGGAGAGCAAGTCGTGCTCAGGCCTCCAGTGTTGGGCTGACCACTGCCGGGCTGAGGCGCCCACCCGGAGGAGTCGTGGGGAGGTGGCCTGGGGAGGCTTTcctctttgtgtcttttcttaGGATCCAGGCAGGAACCAGGCCCATAATTTATTGCTTCCCATTCCGCGGTATctttgtgtgtgcacgtgagagTTTGTGTGTGGATTCCTCTCCCGTGAAGAATGTAACGCGCTCAGTTCAGGTACTTTTGTAGGTTGTCTTGCTGATCCTGTGGTTGTCACTAATGTATATACATTTCATTATTTGCCAATGGTTCAATAACCACTGCTGACCAACTGGCCTGTGTGTGGCTCCTCACTGGGCCTCACTGGGGTGGGGACGGTTGATCAAGGCCAGGGATGtcttggggaggggggctgcaggGGTTGTTGCTGTCACAGTCACTCATTCGTCATCTGTGCTCACAGAGCATAAGGCACCAGGGTGCTCGCCGGGGAGGTTGGGGCAGCAGCATGTGCAGGAGGGAACTTGTTTTCTGTCTACCCCAGCCTGGCATCCTGTCGGTGGCGggagttgggggtggagggaccAGGCCAGGTTTTAGCTTCCTCAAGGACCAAAGTTCAACTAAACAAGGTGGGGGAAATGAATGGAACGTTTTTCTAACAGGCGGAAGTTTCCAACGTCTGGTGCCCTttactcttctctccctctctagttCCCAAGAGACATCCTAAAAGGCAAGGATTCTAAACTTGGAGCCTAGACATGTCTTGAGGTGGCCTGCAATATTGTGTAAAGAGAGCAAGTGCATTTTTTCTGGGATGGAACCTCAGTTTTCATCCCGTTCTCAAAGGGTCTTTTCTTGAAAGGGCTAGGAATCCCTGCCTGTTTCTAATTGggctttctttctgccctttctctgtggCGCACCAGCCTTGTTTGGCCCTGTTCCTGCAGGCGTGTGTTCCCACAGGTCTTGTGGGTCAGGGCTTCGTGAGCTTCTGATCTCAGAGGACAGACTCGGCCTGAAGGCAGATGTGCAGAGTCTAAAGAGGCCAAGGGAAGAGTGGAGGCCAGGGGAGGCCTCTCCGAAGCAGCAGCAGACAGGGCTAGCCTGTGTTCTACCCATTGTCCTGAATGTTATGAGGTTTCCACAGTTGCTGAGGATAGAGGTGTGTGTTGGGGTATGACGCTCAGTAGCTATAAATTTACTGGAGTGAGAGGACGCCCAGGTTCTGGTCCCAACCTCTTGCCATTAACTAGCCGGGTCACCTGAAACTCTTGCTTTTTCCTTATCTACAAATCGAAGGAAATGGATGATGTACAGCTTGTCAAACTCCCTCAGACTTTTCAGGGGGTAGGGTCTGGGAAGTTGCAGTGAACACCTTCCCCAGGTGATCCGTAACCATCTAGGCGTGATGGTGAGCCCTGAACCAGCTCACTGGTTCTCACTACCAGTGAGAATGGTCAGTGGAGCCTTTTGAAAAATGGCGATGCCTGTTTCGCCCCTCTGGAGATGTGAGGGCCACATCTCCTCCCTCATGTGAGGGCTGAGGGCCAAGATCTCTGTCCAGAGCTCTGTGGGGGAAAGGCTTGCTGAACGCATGAATGAGCAAGCGCTCTCGGTCTCAGGCAAGGCACAGCTCCTGGGTGGTGGCCTAGGATTTTCCAGGGACAATCCAGAGAATCTGTCCCTTTGTCTCCATGGTGATACCCACTTGCTCAACTACCCCTCCTTGGTCCAGTTCAGAGGGAAACAAAACCAGTCAAATCAGTGAGAAAGATGGAGCATTACTGATTTATTAGAAAAACTAGTAAATGGGTTTTCTCTGGTTGGTGGAAGCACATTTGAGCAGGTGGAGGACAAGGCCCCGCTGGCCCCAGGGCCAGCCCCAGATCGCGTGGTCTGTGCCCAACAGGGCTGCAGTCGTGTGtagctgcctcctcctcccttgTGTCCTCCCTGAGCTTGCTTGTCCAAAGGACCAAGTCATATGGTCCTGGATCCCTGTCTGCTCCCActaaagggaggggagagagatccAGGACCAACCTCGGGGACCCTGGTTGCCCTCCAATAGGCAGGAAAGAGAAACGGTGTGGTGGGGACGCTGGGCCTTCCACAAGCTTCCTGTTACTCGTGCTAgttgtgggggctggggggaggcctGAGGACCCTCCATACCCCCCTCGGCCAATCAGTTCAGGCAGGgggtgaaggggaaagagagagggaaggaggactGCCTGACCATGCCCAGAAGGAGCTTCGTGTAAGCTGCCCTGGGGAGGAAGCCTGTTATGCTGGTGTGGACAGGAGCTGTGTCAACCTAGTTTGGGAATACCATTAAAAGACTGCAAAGTAGAAAACgtaaggagaggaaaaagaaaccttGCCAGGGCACCAGGAGCTTAGCCCCAGGTGG
Proteins encoded:
- the PLEKHG3 gene encoding pleckstrin homology domain-containing family G member 3 isoform X5 — encoded protein: MPVSASLRQERSQERPVSLTSTTSSSGSSRDSRGAMEDPNGSEASAENGAGSPRGRHPPNGNPNSSGWLSVRGPLSPFSSRAPAAPAHKLSYLGRVVREIVETERMYVQDLRSIVEDYLLKIIDTPGLLKPEQVSALFGNIENIYALNSQLLRDLDGCNSDPVAVASCFVERSQEFDIYTQYCNNYPNSVAALTECMRDKQQAKFFRDRQELLQHSLPLGSYLLKPVQRILKYHLLLQEIAKHFDEEEDGFEVVEDAIDTMTCVAWYINDMKRRHEHAVRLQEIQSLLINWKGPDLTIYGELVLEGTFRVHRVRNERTFFLFDKALLITKKRGDHFVYKSHIPCSSLMLIESTRDSLCFTVTHYKHSKQQYNIQAKTVEEKRSWTHHIKRLILENHHTTIPQKAKEAILEMDSYYPSRYRCSPERLKKAWSSQDEVSTHVRQGRRQSEPGQPPFSRASLPSGQRGFTEPGLKGRRKSEPTRHLLRQLSEKAGGTAGIKEKGRRESEGPKSRRRPGGRSPTSAEKRMSFESTSSLPEVEPDPEPETEQEVFAAVEGASIEEVPSDMESPEVLETQLDAHQELLGMAPPGDMVDFVVAESTEDLKTLSSEEEEEDVGATQEPESLLPPSVLDQASIIAERFVSSFSRRSSLALEDGKASGFGSPRLTSRSSSVLSLEGSEKGSAWRGSTTDALGSQPPPEVDSGVGVATESSPSVNGTEPPSPGCPAEPDRSSCKKKESALSTRDRLLLDKIKSYYENAEHHDAGFSIRRRESLSYIPKGLVRNSVSRFNSLPRPDPEPTAPLGHRRQVGSRPASWAMFDLPGPGQASAGEPAPITDAEFRPSSEIVKIWEGMESPGESSHKGPGQGQANGFDLHEPLFILEEHELGAITEESAAASPESASPTERPSPAHLARELKELVKELSGDVQGELVAPLHPRIVQLSHVMDGRVSERVKNKVYQLARQYSLRIKSKSVPARPPLQWGKAAPTIPCLQEEAGAPSGGKGKRKPVLSLLNDEQMVAPEHSPPKPCSPRHCSFSPTAASPRTTSPGVRPSSRSPLSPFDTETFNWPDVRELCSKYTSHDEAFQAEGGRPRGQPVNRSRSVPENMVEPPLAGKVGRCCSVGAKRGRADPEATQPQPPGGLPQSRPVGEEALYVTADLTLENNGRVIVMEKGPLPYLTAGLEEGSGQRPSSPAAAVGQGLDFQESGISRSPEYWPKEEGPRDPVDPGQQGRVRNLREKFQALNSVG
- the PLEKHG3 gene encoding pleckstrin homology domain-containing family G member 3 isoform X8; this encodes MPVSASLRQERSQERPVSLTSTTSSSGSSRDSRGAMEDPNGSEASAENGAGSPRGRHPPNGNPNSSGWLSVRGPLSPFSSRAPAAPAHKLSYLGRVVREIVETERMYVQDLRSIVEDYLLKIIDTPGLLKPEQVSALFGNIENIYALNSQLLRDLDGCNSDPVAVASCFVERSQEFDIYTQYCNNYPNSVAALTECMRDKQQAKFFRDRQELLQHSLPLGSYLLKPVQRILKYHLLLQEIAKHFDEEEDGFEVVEDAIDTMTCVAWYINDMKRRHEHAVRLQEIQSLLINWKGPDLTIYGELVLEGTFRVHRVRNERTFFLFDKALLITKKRGDHFVYKSHIPCSSLMLIESTRDSLCFTVTHYKHSKQQYNIQAKTVEEKRSWTHHIKRLILENHHTTIPQKAKEAILEMDSYYPSRYRCSPERLKKAWSSQDEVSTHVRQGRRQSEPTRHLLRQLSEKGGTAGIKEKGRRESEGPKSRRRPGGRSPTSAEKRMSFESTSSLPEVEPDPEPETEQEVFAAVEGASIEEVPSDMESPEVLETQLDAHQELLGMAPPGDMVDFVVAESTEDLKTLSSEEEEEDVGATQEPESLLPPSVLDQASIIAERFVSSFSRRSSLALEDGKASGFGSPRLTSRSSSVLSLEGSEKGSAWRGSTTDALGSQPPPEVDSGVGVATESSPSVNGTEPPSPGCPAEPDRSSCKKKESALSTRDRLLLDKIKSYYENAEHHDAGFSIRRRESLSYIPKGLVRNSVSRFNSLPRPDPEPTAPLGHRRQVGSRPASWAMFDLPGPGQASAGEPAPITDAEFRPSSEIVKIWEGMESPGESSHKGPGQGQANGFDLHEPLFILEEHELGAITEESAAASPESASPTERPSPAHLARELKELVKELSGDVQGELVAPLHPRIVQLSHVMDGRVSERVKNKVYQLARQYSLRIKSKSVPARPPLQWGKAAPTIPCLQEEAGAPSGGKGKRKPVLSLLNDEQMVAPEHSPPKPCSPRHCSFSPTAASPRTTSPGVRPSSRSPLSPFDTETFNWPDVRELCSKYTSHDEAFQAEGGRPRGQPVNRSRSVPENMVEPPLAGKVGRCCSVGAKRGRADPEATQPQPPGGLPQSRPVGEEALYVTADLTLENNGRVIVMEKGPLPYLTAGLEEGSGQRPSSPAAAVGQGLDFQESGISRSPEYWPKEEGPRDPVDPGQQGRVRNLREKFQALNSVG
- the PLEKHG3 gene encoding pleckstrin homology domain-containing family G member 3 isoform X3, which codes for MPVSASLRQERSQERPVSLTSTTSSSGSSRDSRGAMEDPNGSEASAENGAGSPRGRHPPNGNPNSSGWLSVRGPLSPFSSRAPAAPAHKLSYLGRVVREIVETERMYVQDLRSIVEDYLLKIIDTPGLLKPEQVSALFGNIENIYALNSQLLRDLDGCNSDPVAVASCFVERSQEFDIYTQYCNNYPNSVAALTECMRDKQQAKFFRDRQELLQHSLPLGSYLLKPVQRILKYHLLLQEIAKHFDEEEDGFEVVEDAIDTMTCVAWYINDMKRRHEHAVRLQEIQSLLINWKGPDLTIYGELVLEGTFRVHRVRNERTFFLFDKALLITKKRGDHFVYKSHIPCSSLMLIESTRDSLCFTVTHYKHSKQQYNIQAKTVEEKRSWTHHIKRLILENHHTTIPQKAKEAILEMDSYYPSRYRCSPERLKKAWSSQDEVSTHVRQGRRQSEPTRHLLRQLSEKAGGTAGIKHAGSAGALLDFGRPPRAQGIQPEAEGAAREEQEEEEEEEEEEEEEVVEEEEEEEQAFQVSLEDLAGHEGSKKGARLEPQGSEEEEEEEEESLAVAEQVADFASSLLAALHCWHYRANALLFSRGAMEKGRRESEGPKSRRRPGGRSPTSAEKRMSFESTSSLPEVEPDPEPETEQEVFAAVEGASIEEVPSDMESPEVLETQLDAHQELLGMAPPGDMVDFVVAESTEDLKTLSSEEEEEDVGATQEPESLLPPSVLDQASIIAERFVSSFSRRSSLALEDGKASGFGSPRLTSRSSSVLSLEGSEKGSAWRGSTTDALGSQPPPEVDSGVGVATESSPSVNGTEPPSPGCPAEPDRSSCKKKESALSTRDRLLLDKIKSYYENAEHHDAGFSIRRRESLSYIPKGLVRNSVSRFNSLPRPDPEPTAPLGHRRQVGSRPASWAMFDLPGPGQASAGEPAPITDAEFRPSSEIVKIWEGMESPGESSHKGPGQGQANGFDLHEPLFILEEHELGAITEESAAASPESASPTERPSPAHLARELKELVKELSGDVQGELVAPLHPRIVQLSHVMDGRVSERVKNKVYQLARQYSLRIKSKSVPARPPLQWGKAAPTIPCLQEEAGAPSGGKGKRKPVLSLLNDEQMVAPEHSPPKPCSPRHCSFSPTAASPRTTSPGVRPSSRSPLSPFDTETFNWPDVRELCSKYTSHDEAFQAEGGRPRGQPVNRSRSVPENMVEPPLAGKVGRCCSVGAKRGRADPEATQPQPPGGLPQSRPVGEEALYVTADLTLENNGRVIVMEKGPLPYLTAGLEEGSGQRPSSPAAAVGQGLDFQESGISRSPEYWPKEEGPRDPVDPGQQGRVRNLREKFQALNSVG